A stretch of Alkalicella caledoniensis DNA encodes these proteins:
- a CDS encoding PHP domain-containing protein, whose protein sequence is MKIIGDYHTHTNFSHAKGTVEENVISAIQRGMKEIGIAEHGPKTLFVGVSEKKLHVIADQIEDLKDKYKEIKILFNMEANILDLEGNIDVPRTIVPRLDMLLVGFHPNIIPSRGYLPILYNNCMAKFSSSRKKIARKLNTTAMINAINKHDISIITHPGHKIDIDTHELAKVCAKRNTALEINCRQGHKLKDFVDTALDEGVKFYINSDAHHPKDVGVMDEGIKLANELNIPKEVIINSI, encoded by the coding sequence GTGAAAATCATAGGTGATTATCATACACATACAAACTTCAGTCATGCCAAAGGCACTGTAGAAGAAAATGTTATTAGCGCAATCCAACGGGGGATGAAAGAAATAGGGATAGCAGAACATGGTCCTAAGACCCTTTTTGTTGGAGTATCTGAAAAAAAGCTACATGTTATAGCAGATCAAATAGAAGACTTAAAAGATAAATATAAGGAGATTAAGATACTTTTCAACATGGAGGCTAACATCCTAGACTTAGAAGGGAACATTGATGTTCCAAGGACAATAGTTCCAAGACTAGACATGTTACTTGTTGGATTCCACCCAAACATAATCCCTTCTAGGGGCTACCTTCCAATTTTGTATAATAACTGTATGGCAAAATTCAGTAGTTCAAGAAAAAAAATAGCAAGAAAACTTAATACCACAGCCATGATAAACGCAATAAATAAACATGATATAAGCATAATTACACACCCTGGACATAAGATTGATATCGACACCCATGAACTAGCAAAGGTGTGTGCAAAAAGAAATACAGCACTGGAAATTAACTGTAGGCAAGGACATAAATTAAAAGATTTTGTTGATACAGCCCTAGATGAGGGGGTAAAATTCTATATAAACTCAGACGCACATCACCCAAAGGATGTGGGAGTAATGGATGAAGGAATAAAACTAGCTAATGAGCTCAATATACCTAAAGAGGTCATAATAAACAGTATTTAA